Below is a genomic region from Methyloceanibacter stevinii.
ATTCCCGGCTACGTCGAGGCCGATCACCTCGATGTCTTCGACCTGTTCCAGCTGGGCAAAGAAGTCGGAGTCTTGCTCGACGACCTCTTGGGCGGTGGCGCCGGCTTGCTCCAAGCGAGCCCATCGATCGTAAAGGTCTTGAATGGAGAGGTCGTGTTTCAGCAGGGCCGCATTGATGCCGTAGGAACAACCGATGTCCAGGACGTGGACCGTCTCATCGGTCTTCTCGTGCCGCAACCCGATTAGCTGTTGGAGGATTGGCTTGGCCGTTCCAGGGATTTTATATCCAACACTTTCAAGCTCGCGAAAATAGGCGCGCGGATCGGCGTGATCGTAGATGTGATCCATCGTCGCTTTGGCGTCGTTGATCTCGTCGAATTGGTGTTCATCTAGCATTCGCCCTCCCGGGTTGGTTGCCCCCCTCGCGTCAGAATGAGCACGCGAAACTGCACGCGCCCGCATTCCGTCTGTGAAACGGCATGCGGGGCGTCATGGCGACGCGCCGAAGCGGTCCCGTAGGGAGGTGTCATTGTTTTGGCTTAGGTGCGCGAAGCTAGCATGACCGCCTCACGGTTCTCAACCGAGCGGCCGACGTTTATCAAAGAATCGCGCGAATCATACGGAAAATAGGGTTTCCGTTGAGGGTTTTGCGGCGATCCGCGTTTTTCTTTCGCATGAATTGTGATGCCGGCGTGCCCTAAACAGGCGCTGCGGGCGTCGCCGTCACGAAGTAGTTGACGTCCGTATCGCGTGACAGGCGCCAATCGTCCGCCAACGGATCGTATGTCATGCCGGTAAGGTCGGTGGATTGCAGCCCGGCCCCGGCGAGGGCTGCCTTCAGTTCCTCGGGCGTGACGAACCGGTCCCATTGATGCGTGCCGGCCGGAACCCAACGCAGGACGTATTCCGCGCCGACAATGGCGAGCGCATAGGACTTGAGTGTCCGGTTCAGCGTCGAGAGGATCATGACGCCGCCATCGGCCACGAGAGGCGCGAGCCGGGCGAGGAAGGCCGGCACATCGGGGACGTGCTCCACCACTTCGAGCAGAAGGACGACATCGAACCGGCGGCCCTGTTCCGCAACGGCCTCCGCCGCCGTCGCCTCGTAGCCGATCGCAAGGCCGGCGCCGTCCGCATGAGCCTTGGCTGCGGCGATGGTTTCGGTCCCGGGATCGATACCTGTCACCGTTGCCCCGAGGCGGGCCAGGGGCTCGGACACGAGGCCGCCCCCGCAGCCGATATCGAGGACGCGGAGACCCTCGAGGCACGGCGGGTCCTTGGGATCCCGTCCGAACTGCGCGCAGAGCCGGTCCCGAATATAGGTGAGCCGCGTCGGGTTGAGACGGTGCAGCGGGCGGAATGGCCCGCTTTCGTCCCACCATTCGTCGGCGAGTTTCGCGAATTGCGCCACTTCGCCTGAGTCGAGCGTGGAAGGGGCGGCCGTCGCGGCGGTATCCTGGGATGCGGTCATGGCCGCATTGGCGGCGGCGCGCCTCGCCCTGTCAAGGCCATGCCTCGCCCAGTCAAAGCAATGGCCGAAGTCCCGCGTGCCTGTTGCAGCCTGCAACCCTTATCAGTAGAAAGACCCGAAAGTTCCGGCCGGTCCCGATCCCAAGGGCCGGCCCTCTTCTTGTGAGCCGGTATGTCTTTGCTTGTGTTGAAATTTGGTGGCACCTCGGTTGCGGATATCGATCGGATCCGCAGCGTGGCCGCGCATGTCAAGCGCGAGCACAATGCTGGGAATGCCTGCGCCGTTGTGGTCTCGGCCATGGCGGGCCAGACCAACAGACTGGTCGCCTGGGTCGAAGAGGCTTGGGGCTACAAGGCCGACGGCGACGGAGGGGCGGACGTGTCCGCGCTCTACGATTGCCGCGAGTACGACGCGGTTGTCTCGTCGGGCGAGCAGGTGACGTCGGGGCTTCTGGCCTTGGTACTGCAGTCCATGGGCGTGAGCGCGCGCTCGTGGCAGGGCTGGCAGATCCCCGTGCACACGGACGATGCGCATCAGAGGCCCGCATCACCGGCATCGAGGTCGACAAGAAGGCAGCGATGCTCGGTGGCGAAGTCGCCGTTTGCGCCGGCTTCCAAGGCATCGCCCCCGAACAACCGGATCGCGACGCTCGGCCGGGGCGGGTCCGATACGAGTGCTGTGGCCCTCGCCGCGGCGCTTCAAGCGGATCGCTGTGATATCTACACCGACGTGGACGGGGTCTACACGACCGACCCCCGTGTGGTCAGCAAGGCCCACCGGCTCGATCGCATCTCCTACGAGGAAATGCTGGAGATGGCTTCGCAAGGAGCCAAGGTCCTGCAGACGCGCTCGGTGGAAATGGCCATGCAATGGAGCGTGCCCGTGCTTGTGCGCTCCAGCTTCGATGCGCCGGATATGCCCGGCAACCCCGACACGGGCGAGGGGATTGGTACACTCGTTTGCCATGAGGATGAGATCATGGAGCAGAATGTCGTCAGTGGAATTGCTTACGCGCGGGACGAAGCCAAGGTGACGCTGCTGAAGGTGGCCGACAAACCGGGCGTGGCTGCGCGCGTGTTCGGCCCCCTATCGGACGCTCATATTAATGTCGACATGATCGTTCAGAACGTGTCCGAAGATGGGAAGTCGACGGATCTGACCTTTACCGTCCAAAGCGCGGATCTCGATCGAGCGCTCGAGGTGCTGAAATCGGCCAAGGACGAGATAGGCTACCTCGATCTGCGCGGGGCGACCGACATCGCCAAGGTCTCGGCCATCGGCGTCGGGATGCGGAGCCACGCGGGCGTTGCAGCCCAAATGTTCAGCGCGCTTGCCGAAAAGGGCATCAATATCGAGGCGATATCCACGTCCGAGATCAAGATTAGCGTATTGATCGACGCCGCCTATGCCGAGCTTGCGGTGCGAACCTTGCATACCCTTTTTGGGTTGGACGGCGCTTAGACGCGACAAATTAGGCTACTCTAGCCGTTCACAGTGGGGAAGCTCGAGATCCGCCCTATAGGCGGATGGTCCGGGACTTATCGTTATGGCTGCATCCGTTGGTGCTCCAAGGCAGATGCTCCGCCGCCTCCGTGAGGTGATGGCGGAACACGAGAGTGCGCAAGCACGCCTCGACAAGGTGGTGATGCTGATCGCCTCCAACATCGTGGCCGAGGTGTGCTCGCTGTACCTGCGCCGCCGTGACGGCTCGCTCGAACTCGTGGCCACCGAGGGCCTCAATGTCAGCGCGGTCCACAACACGCATTTGAAGCCCGGCGAAGGTCTCGTTGGGCTTGTCGCCGAGCAGGCCGAGCCGAAGCAATTCGCGGACGCCCAGCACCATCCGGCCTTCTCGTTCCGCCCCGAGACCGGCGAGGAGATCTATCACTCCTTTGTCGGCGTGCCGATCCTGCGCGGCGGGCACACGATCGGCGTTCTCACGGTGCAGAACCGCACCATGCGCCAATACAGCGACGAAGAAGTCGAGGCGCTGCAGACCACGGCCATGGTCATCGCCGATACGTTGGCGTCGGGCGGAATCCTCTCCGAGGAGGTGACGGCGGAGAAGGGACGCGATCAAAGCGTCCGTTTCGTCGGTCAGCCCATCTCCGAGAGCGTGGCGCTGGGGCACATCGTCTTGCACGAACCCCGGATCGTGATCACCAAGCTGATCGCCGAGGACGCGGAGCACGAGCGGAGCCGGTTGCAGCAGGCTATCGAGGAGCTGACCGGCCAGATCGACGAGATGATGGAGCGCGGCGATCTCGCGCGCGCCGGCGAGCATCATGAAGTGCTCGAAGCGTTCCGCATGTTCGCCCACGACCACGGGTGGCGCCGGCGTCTGGACGAGGCGCTCGCGACGGGCCTGACCGCCGAAGCGGCCGTGCAGCGCGTTCGCAACGATACGCGCGCGCGGATGATGCGTATGCCGGACCCCCGGTTCCGCGACCGCCTGCATGACATCGAAGACCTTTCCAACCGGCTGTTGCGCTTCCTGTCGGGGGAGACGGCGACGGCCTCGACCGGCGCGCTCCCGGAGGATGCGATCGTCGTCGCGCGGACAATGGGACCGGCAGAGCTCTTGGATTACGACCGCCACCGGCTGCGTGGCCTCGTTCTGGAAGAGGGTGGCGCCAACAGCCACGTGGCCATCGTCGCGCGTGCGCTTGGGATCGCCGCGATCACCCAGTGCAAGGGCGTGGTCGAGATGGTCGAGCCCGGCGATGCGGTGATCCTCGACGGCCAGGGTGGGGAGCTGCATGTGCGGCCGACCCAGGAAGTGGTCCACGCCTATTCCGACAAGGTTCGCTTCCAGGCCCGCAAGCAGGCCCAATATGCCGCGTTGCGCGAGGTGCCGGCGGTCACGCTCGACGATCAGCGCGTCAATCTGCAGATCAATGCGGGCCTCTTGTTCGACCTGCCGCATCTGAAGCAATCCGGTGCCGACGGGATCGGGCTGTTCCGGACCGAGCTTCAGTTCATGATCTCCGAGACGTTTCCTCGGCTCGAGCAGCAGACGAAGCTCTACAAGTCGATCCTCGACCAAGCGGCCGGGCGCCCCGTGGTGTTTCGCTCCCTGGATGTCGGCGGCGACAAGGTCATTCCCTATTTCCGCGGCGGGGCGGAGGAAAACCCGGCCCTCGGCTGGCGCGCGATCCGCATGGCGCTCGACCGGCCCGCGGTGTTCCGCACTCAGATCCGCGCCCTGCTGCGCGCCGCACACGGGCGCGAAATGCGCATCCTCCTGCCGATGATTTCCGATGTGTCGGAGTTCGAGGCCGCCCGCACGCTGATCGACCACGAACTGACCCTGCTGAAGACCCACGCCGGCCGGAGCCCTTCCAAGCTGATGGTGGGCGCCATGGTCGAGGTGCCGGCGCTGTTGTGGCAACTCGACCACCTTCTGCCTCTGACGGATTTCGTGTCCGTAGGGTCGAACGATCTGTTGCAGTTCCTGTTCGCGGCGGACCGGAGCAATGAGCGCGTATCGAGCCGCTTCGATTCACTTGGTCCGACGGCGCTGCGCGCGTTGCGGCATATCGTGCGCGAGGCGGAGCGGTTCGACACGCCCCTCACGCTGTGCGGCGAGATGGCTGGGAAGCCCCTCGAGGCCATGGCGCTGATCGGTCTCGGATTCCGCTCCATTTCTATGGCGCCGGCCTCGGTGGGGCCGGTCAAGGCCATGGTGTTGTCGCTCGATGCGGCCAGCCTCCATGCCCGGCTGGACGAGTTGATGGAGGTCAAGACGACGTCGTTGCGCGAAGAATTGAAGCGTTTCGCGGCCGAAACAGGGGTACAGATCTAGACGGAACTGCATCTCGGAGCCGTGCGACGATTTTTGAGAATCTGCGCCGCGCGCCAAAGGCTTGCAAACTCTCAGCCATTGGGCTTGTGTTAATCTGCTATAGGGGGACTTTCCGGTCGCGGGGATATGCTGCCGGATCGGATGCTATTGGGTAGGCTCTTCGGCCGCACGGCCAGGAGAGTCGCGGCGTTGCACTCACGGGATTGGAAGTAATGTCTGCCGGCTATGACGCGGAAGTGGCCGATCTTTTTCGGGACCTCAGAGCCGCGAGCAATCTGACGGAGGCGGATCTGGCGTCGCGTATCGCGGCGCCCGTCGAAGTCGTGCAGGCGCTGGAGCAGGGTGCCATTTTTGCTCTGCCGCCATGGCCGGAGACGTGCCGGGTGGTGAGCGCCTACGGCACGCTTCTCAATCTCGACACGCGTCCCTTGCTCCGCCGGATTTACGCCCAGCTTGAAGCCGGCGTCGTCGAACTGGGACCGAAGCCCGTCCAGGACGTTCCGGTCATGGTTCCGCCGGCGGGCGGACATCCGGCTGCACCACAGGGCCAGCCGGCGCCGCAGGCGGGACAGCCGCCGCAAGGTTGGGCCAACGGAACGCCGCAGCCTCAGCAGCAGCCGGCGCCGCAACAACCCAGGCCTCAGCCGCAGCAGGCGGCTCCGCAGCTGGCACCGGCGTGGCCGAGTGCGCCTCGCGAAGCGCCGCAGGCGCCCAACCCCAGGCGCCGCAGCCGCAGGCCCGTCCCCTCCAGCGCCGCAGCCACAATCCCCCACAGCCTCGGCGCCGCAGCCGCTTCAACCGCGCGCCGCAACCGCGCGCCGTGCCGCAGCCGCAGGGCGCACCGCAGGCACCCTGGCCCGGTGCTGCGCCCAGCCAGGCGCTTCGCCGCGGGGGCGCCGCAAGGGGCTCCCGGCCAGCTCGATACGGCTTGGCCTGGCGCCGAAATTCCCGGCCAGCCGGTGGGGCAGCCGCAGCAGCCTCAACCGGCAGCACCGCAGCCACAGGCCGATGCGAGTTTTCCGGATGCTGGTTTTCCCGGCGAGCCGCAGCCTTATCCCCAGCAGCCCGGTTATGCGCCCGACCCCAACACTGCGCCGGACCCGGCGCTGGGCGGCGATTATTCTCCGGCGGACGACGCCAGCTTTCCGGGCGAACCCGAGCTCGAACTCGTGGATGAGGAAGAGGAGGAACCCAAGTCCTCCAGGTCACCTCTCCTGAAATGGGGGATCATCGGTCTGCTTGCAGTCATCCTGCTGCTTGGCCTATGGATGGTGTTCGGCGGATCCTCGGGCGACGGCGGCCTGTCGTCGGGTTTCAATACGTCGGATCCGGTTCTCGATCCCGACGACCCGCGTAGCCGCAAAGCAGACCGGCTGCCGAACAATTTCTAAGCCCTTATTTCCTTGAACCATGACCACGATTCCCACTGAGAAGCTCGATAAGCTCGTCGCCCGTTGGGAGGCCATACAAGGCAGTCTCGCTTCCGGCGCCGAACAGGACAGCTTTGTCGAGTTGTCCCGTGAGTTCGCGGAACTCGATCCTATCGTCGGTACGATCAACGCGTTGCGCGAAGCCCAAACCGAAAAGCAAGGGCTGCAGGAGATTCTCGACGACCGCTCCGACGCAGACATGACCGCCCTCGCCGAGGAGGAAATCGGGCCTCTCTCCGAGAAGATCGAGACGCTCGAGCATGAGCTCAAAGTGCAGCTCCTGCCCAAGGACGCGGCCGACGAGAAGAGTGCCATCTTGGAAGTGCGCGCCGGCACGGGGGGCGACGAGGCGGCGTTGTTCGCAGGCGACCTCTACCGCATGTATCAGCGCTTCGCCGACCGGCATGGCTGGAAGGTCAATGTCCTGTCCGCGAGCGAGGGCGCGACGGGCGGGTACAAGGAAATCATCGCCAATGTCACGGGCAAGGGCGTGTTCGCGCGGATGAAGTACGAATCCGGCGTGCATCGGGTTCAGCGCGTGCCCCAGACCGAGGCGCAAGGGCGGATTCATACGTCCGCGGCAACGGTTGCCGTGTTGCCGGAGGCCGAGGACGTGGACATCCAGATCGACGAAAAAGATCTGCGTATCGACGTCTTCCGAGCCAGCGGTCCGGGCGGGCAGTCGGTTAACACCACGGACAGCGCCGTGCGCATTACTCATTTGCCCACGGGTCTCGTGGTCATCCAGCAAGACGAGAAGTCTCAGCACAAGAACCGGGCCAAGGCCATGAAGGTCTTGAGTGCGCGGCTGTACGATCTGGAGCGCCAGAAGCTCGACGCCGAGCGGGCCCAGGACCGGCGCAGCCAGATCGGATCGGGTGACAGGTCGCAACGCATCCGCACGTATAATTTTCCGCAAGGGCGGGTCACCGATCACCGCATCGGTCTCACCTCGCACCAGCTGCAGATGGTTCTGGAAGGCGAGCCAGCGCTGGACGAAATCGTCGAGGCCCTGACAACCGAGGATCAGGCCAGTCAGCTTGCGGCCATGGAGGAGAGCGAGGCGTGAGCCTGAGCCTCCAATCGGCCCAGGCCCGCGCGACCCAGGTTCTGCGCGACGGTGGGATCGATACGGCCGCGCTCGATGCGCGGACCCTTCTGAAGGTTGCGACGGGGATGTCACTCGAAGCCTTGATCGTTAATGGCCGCGCACCGTTGAGCGCGCCATGCGAGACGCGCTTTGACGATTATGTCGCGCGCCGCCTCGCAGGCGAGCCGGTTTCCCGCATTCGCGGGACCCGCGAGTTCTACGGCCGGGACTTCAAGATCGATGCGCACACGCTGGATCCCCGCCCCGATACGGAGACCTTGGTCACAGCAGTCCTGGATCAGGCGGGAAGCGACGGGTTCCGCGGGCGGCCTTTGCGCCTTCTCGACCTTGGAACAGGGTCCGGGTGCATCCTCGTGACGCTTCTTGCCGAGTTGCCCGAAGCGGTCGGCACCGGCACCGACATCAATCCCGGCGCGCTGGAACTGGCCCGTGACAACGCGGCGGCTCTCGGTGTTGGGGATCGTGCGCGGTTCGCGGCCGCCGATTGGTTCGAGGGGCTGGCCGGGCACTACGACATCATCGTTTCGAACCCGCCCTATATCGCCAGCGCGGAGATCGAGGGGCTCGCACCGGAGGTCGCCCGCCACGATCCCTGGCCGCACTCGATGGCGGCACCGATGGGCTAGACGCTTATCGACGAATCGCCGCCGGTGCGCCGCGTTTTTCTTGCCCCGGGCGCGCCTGGTGGTGGAGATCGGGTGCACCCAGGCTGGGAGCGTTGTGGACATCTTTCGGGCAGGGGGGCTGATCGTCGCAGACGATGGAGTTCGGTCCGATCTTGCGGGTCTTCCCCGTTGTGTTTGTGCCAAGTTGTCGTGACCCCGCGCAGGTCGGAGCCTGCGATGTGCCAAAAATATGCTTGGAAAATCTGGATGTTCAGGCTAGGTTCTACCCAAGAAATCAGACTATATGGCGAGCCGCAGCAGGGATTAGGCTTCGCCGGTTGCGTGGCAACACCGCGGATATCCTTTCAGAACCTCGATTGACAGGCACCTCGCGCCTCTCGAGACGTTCAGGAGCCGTCGTATCGCAAAACAAATTTGCCGTGCCGACGCTAGCACCAGAGGCATTTCGCTTCGCGTCGGACACCGACTGAGACAAGGCAGCAAGAACAAGAACCGCTGAAAAAACTAGCAAGGCCAAGCCGGCTTTCCGGGCGCTTAGCATGCTCGGTTGGTCTTGGCCGATGATTACAGACCAGGGAGTGATGAGTGCGGCGTGTGCGCCGCCAATCAGGTGAATAGGGCTTATGAGGCAAGGACAACAGAATCGCAGGGGGCGCGGCCGTAGCCGGAAGCCCCAGAACCCATTGGCGCGGAACTACGAATCAAACGGACCGGATGTGAAAATCCGAGGGACCGCGTCCCATGTCGCCGAGAAGTACATGTCGCTCGCGCGCGATGCGCTTGCGTCGGGCGATATCATTACGGCAGAGAGCTATCTCCAGCACGCCGAGCACTACAACCGCATCATCATGGCGGCACACTCGCAGGCCGCCAGCGCGGCGCCGCAGGCCGGTGATCAGCCGCAAGGGCAGCAGTCCAATGGCAGTGGCGGCCGGAACCGGCAAGATGGCGACGACGGTGCCGAGAGTGATGCGGGTGAGGGAGCCGATTCCGACGTCAAGGAGGCCGGCGGCGCATCGGCCGAGGGTCGTGGTCGCGCACGGGGCCGGCAGCGGCGGAACGGGTCTCATGCAGCCGCAGAGGCGCAACCCAGCACGCAAGCTCAGCCTGCCGCGGAAGCTAGCCCTGCCGCTGAGGCGATCGGCGCCACGGAAGCCAATGGCTCTGATCAGCCCGTCGACGTGGCAGTCGCCGAGGAGAGCGAAGGCGCTTCCGGCGCCGTGAACTAGACGGCTCCGGCTTCTCGCGCACGGCGCAAACGGTTAGGGTTGGTTCCGCGCGATTTTAGCGAGGGGGCCCATGACCGATACACCGCCTGACATGTCCACAGCCCAACCCGTCTCCACGTGGCGGAAGGTCTTGGCTGGCATACTCGATTTCTTCACCATCTTTTTCGTCGCGGGCTATGCGATCGGTTACGCCACGGGCAATCTGACGGCGGAAGGTTTCGAGTTGGAAGGCGGGCCCGCCATTCTCTTCTTCGCCGCGGTCATCGCCTACTTCGTCGTGTTCTCAAAATATCTCGGCGGTACGCTCTGGCAGCGTATCTTGAAGACGCGATAGCATCGCGATGCTGCCATTTTTTGCGGCAGAGCAAGGCAAGCCCCTCTTTTCTGAGAGAAAACCGTCGCTATATGTCCGTTAACACGCCGCTGGTATGACCCATCCTCAGTGGTGCCCACCCCAATTCATCAATTCTGGCCTGCCCTCGTTTCTGGCCGCCTAAAGAGGGATCGACATGGATTTCGAGAAACTTTCCGACCGCTTGAAGGGTTTTCTGCAGGCCGCGCAGACGATCGCGCTGCGCGACGGCAACCCGCAAGTCACCCCCGAACATTTCCTCAAAGCACTTCTGGACGACGAGCAGGGGCTCGCCGCGGGGCTTATCGCCCGCGCCGGCGGTGACCCGAAGACCGCGCTCGCCCGCACCGATGCGGCGCTTGCCAAGCTGCCCAAGGTCTCCGGCTCCGGCGCCCAGTCTCCTCAGATGACGCCGGCTTTGGGCCGCGCGCTCGACCAGGCCGAGCAGATGGCGACCAAGGCCGGCGACAGCTACGTCACGGTCGAACGCGCGCTGCAGGCGCTTGCCATGACCGGTGAGGGCGAGACCGCCGCGATCCTGAAGGACTCCGGCATCACACCGCAGAGCCTCAACGAGGCGATCAACGATCTGCGCAAGGGCCGCACTGCCGACAGCGCGGGCGCCGAGCAGCAATACGATGCGCTCAAGAAATACACGCGCGATTTCACCGAAGCCGCCGAGAAAGGCGAGATGGACCCGGTCATCGGGCGTGACGAGGAGATCCGACGGACCATCCAGGTTCTCTCGCGCCGCACGAAGAACAATCCGGTGCTGATCGGTGAGCCCGGCGTCGGCAAGACCGCCATCGTCGAAGGCTTGGCGCAGCGCATCGTCAAGGGCGATGTGCCGGAGAGCCTGAAGGACAAGAAGGTGCTCTCGCTCGACATGGGCGCGCTGATCGCGGGCGCCAAATATCGCGGCGAGTTCGAGGAGCGGCTGAAGGCGGTTCTTTCCGAGATCGAGGCCGCGGAAGGCCAGATCGTCCTCTTCATCGACGAGATGCACACGCTGGTCGGCGCAGGAAAAGCCGACGGGGCCATGGACGCCTCCAACTTGCTCAAGCCCGCGCTCGCGCGCGGCGAGCTGCATTGCGTCGGCGCGACCACGCTCGAAGAATACCGCAAGCATGTGGAGAAGGACGCGGCGCTGGCGCGGCGCTTTCAGCCGGTGTTCGTGGGCGAGCCACCGGTGGAGGACACGATCTCGATCCTCCGTGGGCTGAAAGAGAAGTACGAGCTGCATCACGGCGTGCGCATCTCCGATGCGGCTCTCGTGACCGCGGCCACGCTCTCCAACCGCTACATCACCGACCGCTTTCTCCCCGACAAGGCGATCGACCTTGTGGACGAGGCCTCTGCGCGCCTGCGCATGCAGGTGGACTCCAAGCCCGAGGAGCTGGACGAGATGGACCGGCGCCTCATGCAGCTCAAGATCGAGCGCGAGGCCCTGAAGAAAGAGACCGACACCGCCTCCAAAGACCGGCTGGAGAAACTCGAGAAGGAGATCGTCAATCTCGAGGAGAGCGCCAATGTGCTCACCCAGCGTTGGCAAGAGGAGAAGGACAAGCTCGCCGGCGAGCAGAAGATCAAGGAAGATCTGGATGCCGCCCGCATCGCGCTTGAGAAGGCCCAACGAGAGGGCGACCTCGCGAAAGCAGGCGAGTTGGCCTATGGCGTGATCCCCGATCTCGAAGCCAAGCGGAAAGAGTACGAAGAGAGCGAGTCCGCGTCCGGCGGGCTGGCCCAGGAAGTCGTCGAGCCCGACATGATCGCCGCCGTGGTCTCTCGCTGGACCGGTATTCCCGTCGACAAGATGCTGGAAGGCGAGCGCGAGAAGCTGCTCGCCATGGAGACCGAGATTGCCCGCCGCGTGGTCGGCCAGGAAGAGGCGGTCAAGGCCGTCTCCACCGCCGTGCGCCGTAGCCGCGCCGGCCTCCAGGATCCGAACCGGCCGCTGGGCTCGTTCATGTTCTTGGGGCCAACCGGCGTCGGCAAGACGGAGCTCTCCCGCGCGCTGGCCGAATTCCTGTTCGACGACGAGCACGCGATCCTGCGCGTCGACATGTCCGAGTACATGGAGAAGCACGCGGTGGCCCGCCTCATCGGCGCGCCGCCCGGCTATGTGGGCTATGAGGAAGGCGGCGCGCTGACCGAAGCCGTGCGCCGGCGTCCGTACCAGGTTATTTTGTTCGACGAGATCGAGAAGGCGCATCCGGACGTGTTCAACGTCCTCCTGCAGGTGCTCGACGACGGGCGCCTGACGGACGGGCAGGGCCGCACGGTCGATTTCCGCAACACGCTGATCATCATGACCTCGAATCTCGGCTCCGAATATCTGGTCAACCAGGCGGAGGGCGAGGATTCGGACGCGGTCGAGGCCCAGGTCATGGAGGTGGTGCGTTCGCACTTCCGGCCCGAGTTCCTCAACCGCGTGGA
It encodes:
- the clpB gene encoding ATP-dependent chaperone ClpB; translation: MDFEKLSDRLKGFLQAAQTIALRDGNPQVTPEHFLKALLDDEQGLAAGLIARAGGDPKTALARTDAALAKLPKVSGSGAQSPQMTPALGRALDQAEQMATKAGDSYVTVERALQALAMTGEGETAAILKDSGITPQSLNEAINDLRKGRTADSAGAEQQYDALKKYTRDFTEAAEKGEMDPVIGRDEEIRRTIQVLSRRTKNNPVLIGEPGVGKTAIVEGLAQRIVKGDVPESLKDKKVLSLDMGALIAGAKYRGEFEERLKAVLSEIEAAEGQIVLFIDEMHTLVGAGKADGAMDASNLLKPALARGELHCVGATTLEEYRKHVEKDAALARRFQPVFVGEPPVEDTISILRGLKEKYELHHGVRISDAALVTAATLSNRYITDRFLPDKAIDLVDEASARLRMQVDSKPEELDEMDRRLMQLKIEREALKKETDTASKDRLEKLEKEIVNLEESANVLTQRWQEEKDKLAGEQKIKEDLDAARIALEKAQREGDLAKAGELAYGVIPDLEAKRKEYEESESASGGLAQEVVEPDMIAAVVSRWTGIPVDKMLEGEREKLLAMETEIARRVVGQEEAVKAVSTAVRRSRAGLQDPNRPLGSFMFLGPTGVGKTELSRALAEFLFDDEHAILRVDMSEYMEKHAVARLIGAPPGYVGYEEGGALTEAVRRRPYQVILFDEIEKAHPDVFNVLLQVLDDGRLTDGQGRTVDFRNTLIIMTSNLGSEYLVNQAEGEDSDAVEAQVMEVVRSHFRPEFLNRVDEIILFHRLRREHMSNIVDIQMQRLQKLLADRKITLTLDDTAKTWLGNKGYDPAYGARPLKRVIQKYVQDPMAEMILQGKVHDGETVEVSVRDGDLTFNGTTAKEAA